The following are encoded in a window of Castanea sativa cultivar Marrone di Chiusa Pesio chromosome 5, ASM4071231v1 genomic DNA:
- the LOC142635486 gene encoding uncharacterized protein LOC142635486, giving the protein MSKGKEKVGSNQFRWLPPMHTMMLTVLAEEATKGNKPSNTFKPGSFATVAKAITEQFGVECHPSYVENQMRTLRTMWTTIQTLQKKSGFGWDDSLKMITCDAKTYQEEVMAHRKHADFLNKKIEMYDELAIVVGKDLAIGSFAKSYVDIDTEHENEESTEMVADNGEEGVVDKGKNVLKEITVALKEINRGPVDFNSLYSEVMAMAADGYSEDMLATAFDHLCENKKVARGFLAKNAKLRKLWMNSYLFTRL; this is encoded by the exons ATGtcgaaagggaaagaaaaggtgGGTAGTAATCAATTCCGATGGTTGCCGCCAATGCACACAATGATGCTAACTGTACTTGCCGAAGAGGCCACGAAGGGCAACAAGCCCTCAAACACTTTTAAGCCCGGTTCCTTCGCTACTGTTGCCAAGGCGATAACTGAACAGTTTGGGGTCGAGTGCCACCCCTCGTATGTTGAGAATCAGATGCGTACTTTGAGGACAATGTGGACTACCATTCAAACTCTTCAAAAGAAGAGTGGGTTCGGTTGGGATGATAGCTTAAAAATGATCACGTGCGATGCGAAGACGTACCAAGAGGAAGTTATG GCGCATCGTAAGCATGCTGATTTTTTGAACAAGAAGATAGAGATGTATGATGAGTTGGCCATTGTAGTAGGTAAGGATTTGGCCATAGGAAGCTTTGCTAAGTCATATGTTGATATTGACACAGAGCATGAAAATGAAGAGAGCACTGAGATGGTGGCTGATAATGGGGAGGAGGGTGTGGTGGATAAGGGGAAGAATGTG CTTAAGGAAATTACTGTGGCCTTGAAAGAAATCAATCGGGGGCCTGTTGATTTTAATAGTCTTTACTCTGAGGTGATGGCTATGGCGGCGGATGGGTATAGTGAAGATATGCTCGCAACTGCCTTTGACCATTTGTGTGAAAATAAGAAGGTAGCTAGGGGATTTCTGGCCAAGAATGCTAAGCTGAGGAAACTTTGGATGAATAGTTATTTGTTCACTCGACTTTGA